The sequence GAAGACGAGCGCGATCAGGAGGATCGACCGCTGCGCATTCCTGCTCGGGGGACGGGGCTCATCTTGGACCGCCTCATCGCCCGGCGGCTCGGGCGCTTGATCACTCATCGTTCCGCCATCACTCGTCGATACAGCGCTAGGTGTGCGTCCGCGGCGGCCTCCCAGGTGAACTGTGCGGCACGCGCCCGCCCACGTTGCACAAGGTCTTCACGCAGCGCCGTATCCTCTAGCACGCGGCACATTTGCTCCGCCAGCTTGTCTGCGTCCCCTGCCGGTACCAGCAGGGCGGCGTCGCCCGCGACCTCGGCAAGGGCTCCATGATCGCTGGTGATCACCGCCGCCCCGCTCGCCATCGCCTCAACCACGGGAAGGCCAAACCCCTCGTACCACGAAGGATAGACCAGCGCCGTGCTCCCGGCGTAGAGTCCCGGGAGCAGCCGGTCGTCGATCCGAGACAGCAGGCGGACCGGGAGTCTTCGCGCTGCGGCGTCGATCTCAGCGACGATCGGGTCGGCCAGCCACCCATGCCGCCCGACGATGAGCAGGGAAGCCTCGGGAAAGGCCGCGTACACCTGGGCGAACGCCTCGAGGAGCGTGCGATGGTTCTTGCGTGGCTCGATCGTGCCGACCGTCAGGAAATACGGGCGCCGCACTTCGAGCTTGGCATGGACCCGTCGGATCTCCTCCTGCGATGGGGGATGGAAGCGGGGATCGACCCCATTGGGGATGACGGTGATGCGCTCCCGCGGTGCGCTGTAGTGCTCGACCAGGTCGGAGGCGGTCGTCTCGGAGACGGCGACGATCCCCGCAGCGCGCTCGAGTGCGCGGGGCACGGCCTGCATCAGGTAACGGCGCAGGGCAGGGTGCGCGTACTCGGGCGTGACGATGTAGCTCAGATCGTGGATCGTGACGACTGCCGGTGCGCTAGTTGGCGGGATGACGAAGTCGGGACCGTGAACGACGTCGACTGACCCGATCAGGTGCTCGAGCCGGAACGGGGCGTGCAACCGGTGCCAGGCGCCCGTCAGCACACGCTCGGGCAGGGGCACACGCCGAAGCTGCACACGATCGTTAGCCAACGAGGGTGGATCTTCCGGCTCGGCATCCCGCGTATGCCAGAGGACAAGCTCTTCGCCATCACTGAGGCGCCCCGCGAGGGCGCTGACCAGGCTCCGCGTATAGCGTCCGATTCCCGCTCCCTGCCTGATGGCGGGGGTGTAGTCGATCGCGATCCTCATACCTGCCTCACCGCCACCGCCAGCGGGTGATGAGATAGAGAACCGCCCCGACGGCGATGACGCTCCAATACGCCACGACCCGGTCGAGGAGCGCCACCGACGCGGCGGTCTGGTGGAACACCCCGAACAGGGTCAACGCACCCACGATACCCAACTCTACGAATCCCAGACCAGCGGGTGTGACCGGGACGACGGTCAGCAGGCTGGCGAGCAGCGCCACGAACAGGGCGGCAGCGAGCGAGATGCCCGCGCCGACAGACATGCTGACGAAATACAGGCGCACGCCTTCCAGCAGCCAGATGATCGCGGTGAGACCCAATACCGTCGGGACGCTGCCAAAGGAGCCGATCACACCTTCCTCGACACGGACGTAGTGGTGCCGGATGCGGGTGGGCACCAGCCTGCGGAGCAAATGTCGGAATCGCATGATGATGAGGAGTCCGGTGACGACGACCACAGCCAACCCGGAGGCGAAGAGCATCCATGACGTGATGTTGCGCGGCAGGCGGCTCCCAAACACGATGAAGCCGGATCCGACGAGCAACGCCGCCAGTGTCGCCAGATCGACCAGCCGCTCCGCGAAGATGGTCCCGAGCGTGCCACTGAACGACGTGCGTGCTCGCTGCTTGAGCAAGAAGCCGCGGTAAGCATCCCCGAGCTTGGCCGGCACGATGCAGTTGGCGAACCAGGAGAGGACGAAGATCGCGCTGAGGCCGGGTAGCCCCGGCAGCGATTGGCCGTCCGGTGGGCGAATATCCGCGCTCTCCAGCAGGGAACGCCATCGTGCCGCGCGGAAGCCGAAGGCGCCGTAGTACGACGCGAAGGCAAGCCCGAGGTAGAGCGGGTTCGCGTGTCGCATCTCGCTCAGGACCGCACGAAGGTTGAGGTCGAAGCGAGTGAGCATGAAGGCGACAATGGCGGCGGCGAGTCCAAACGAGACGAGCGTCTGTGGGCGGAGCACCCGCCGGAGGAGCGAGACATCGCTCCAGCCGTTGTCGTCGGTTGGTGCGCCGTCCCCGGGGGTGGCGCCGTTTAGGTCGGCGGCCGTTATAGGGGCGGGTGCGTGCTCCTGGTGTGTCTCATCGAGTCTTGGTGATGTCCTCACGCGCTGTTCGTTCCCTCTCGCGCCCGCGTGACGCCCCTCCACGGTGGATTGTAGAGGGCGAGCACCGCGAGCGCCCAGATTGCAGCGAGCTGGATGCCAAGGCTCAAGACATGCAGGTTCTCCACGACATTGTGCACCATCAGGGCCACCGTCACGCCGACCGCGCCCAGGCCGACCGCTCGGCTCAGGGCGTCCTGTGTTGTCCGGGCCGCCCGTAGCGCTACCGCCAGGGCGGTTCCGATCAGCCAGAGATAGGCGGCGAGGCCGAGCGTGCCGGTCTCCGCGGCGGTGTGGATGTAGTAGTTGTGCGCGTGTCCCGCGGAGTTGGGGAAGCCGGGATGAATCTGGAACTCGCGGAATCGGGCGTTGTAGTTCCCGACACCGACGCCGAGGAGTGGCTCGGCCTGGAACATGGCGATCCCTGTCTGCCAGTGGGCCATGCGTTCCACGGAGGCAAAGTTCTCCGCCGTGACGATCACCTGGCGCGAATCGAAGAGCCGGACCTGGCTAACAAGTTGCTCGTAACGCGCTTGCACCGCCTCAGGCGCGTACCGCATGCCACCCGCGAACAGCGCAACGGCCACGGCGCCGGCGATCGCTACGCGGGCGATCGGCAGCCCCCTTGCTGAGACGAGCAGCATGGCGAGCAGTCCTGCCGCGGTGCCGAGCCACGCACCGCGGGAGAAGCTGAGCACGATACCGACCAGGCCGGCCAGCGTACACCCCGCCATCCAGAGGGAGAATCCGGACCACCGAATCAGGGAGGCACGCTCGGCTCGGCTCGCGAGCATCCCGTGCAACCGGGACTGTCGGTAGGTGTGGAACTGCTGGACGACCTGACCGATACCCCACCCGGCGAGCACCAGGAGCATGGGCACGCTCAGTTCAAGGTAGGCCGCATAGGTGTTGGGCTTACCGAAACTGCCGTAGGCGCGGGAGAGCCCACTTCCGGCGGCGAAGCTCTCAGGCCCCAGCTCAAGGAGCGACTGGATCACACCCGACGTCGCCTGCCAGAGCACCCCAGCACCGATGGCGATCGGGATGGCCAGCGCGGCCCGTCGTGATCGCACCACGTGCAGGACCAGCAGGAAGGTGAAGAGCGGTGTCGACCAGCGGTAGATCTCGGCGATGGCGGGGCGAAGGTACTGGGCGTCATGCATCGACGCCACCATCACCAGCAGGTACGCGC is a genomic window of Sphaerobacter thermophilus DSM 20745 containing:
- a CDS encoding glycosyltransferase family 4 protein, whose protein sequence is MRIAIDYTPAIRQGAGIGRYTRSLVSALAGRLSDGEELVLWHTRDAEPEDPPSLANDRVQLRRVPLPERVLTGAWHRLHAPFRLEHLIGSVDVVHGPDFVIPPTSAPAVVTIHDLSYIVTPEYAHPALRRYLMQAVPRALERAAGIVAVSETTASDLVEHYSAPRERITVIPNGVDPRFHPPSQEEIRRVHAKLEVRRPYFLTVGTIEPRKNHRTLLEAFAQVYAAFPEASLLIVGRHGWLADPIVAEIDAAARRLPVRLLSRIDDRLLPGLYAGSTALVYPSWYEGFGLPVVEAMASGAAVITSDHGALAEVAGDAALLVPAGDADKLAEQMCRVLEDTALREDLVQRGRARAAQFTWEAAADAHLALYRRVMAER
- a CDS encoding lysylphosphatidylglycerol synthase transmembrane domain-containing protein; amino-acid sequence: MLRPQTLVSFGLAAAIVAFMLTRFDLNLRAVLSEMRHANPLYLGLAFASYYGAFGFRAARWRSLLESADIRPPDGQSLPGLPGLSAIFVLSWFANCIVPAKLGDAYRGFLLKQRARTSFSGTLGTIFAERLVDLATLAALLVGSGFIVFGSRLPRNITSWMLFASGLAVVVVTGLLIIMRFRHLLRRLVPTRIRHHYVRVEEGVIGSFGSVPTVLGLTAIIWLLEGVRLYFVSMSVGAGISLAAALFVALLASLLTVVPVTPAGLGFVELGIVGALTLFGVFHQTAASVALLDRVVAYWSVIAVGAVLYLITRWRWR
- a CDS encoding O-antigen ligase family protein — protein: MRFSTAKPLPGLPAPTLIGWVLAVTAVLAILVLPRPFDLLAIPAVAAGLFYLLVPAAAAVFLVASVPVQATGAISAGGVEWTATKVALGAAMGALAIHLVTRRETIRWSSILVPYSAYLLVMVASMHDAQYLRPAIAEIYRWSTPLFTFLLVLHVVRSRRAALAIPIAIGAGVLWQATSGVIQSLLELGPESFAAGSGLSRAYGSFGKPNTYAAYLELSVPMLLVLAGWGIGQVVQQFHTYRQSRLHGMLASRAERASLIRWSGFSLWMAGCTLAGLVGIVLSFSRGAWLGTAAGLLAMLLVSARGLPIARVAIAGAVAVALFAGGMRYAPEAVQARYEQLVSQVRLFDSRQVIVTAENFASVERMAHWQTGIAMFQAEPLLGVGVGNYNARFREFQIHPGFPNSAGHAHNYYIHTAAETGTLGLAAYLWLIGTALAVALRAARTTQDALSRAVGLGAVGVTVALMVHNVVENLHVLSLGIQLAAIWALAVLALYNPPWRGVTRAREGTNSA